A genome region from Nocardia sp. NBC_01730 includes the following:
- a CDS encoding AMP-binding protein produces the protein MHSDKDVAAVRHWLAEPAGAAGIHLADEVDGWEFRSYAELAEQTWSIAALMRAHGMTSGDGACVIMPTGFPCVAAFYAVWACGGVFTPVAPPMFGDLVQIVAHIAAIMTAASPRLVVTSPEFEQLVRQAAEVAGRSDEPLVIGAATLPAPPAVREFGEPDECALLQFTSGSTGAPRGVRVSWHNLANNIAMISALIDWRDGEAMVSWLPLYHDMGLVGAFLTTVTNQGELYLMRPDQFVRDPVRWLRAMTHAQHSPSPSFALGYVAHRVRQEAIADLDLSGWRTLAVGSEPVEVADLQSFASLAGSRGFSMNAYTLAYGLAEATLMVTSSARNRPITALRVDNPSLRFGEPVRVLDEELLDDTHRVEGAGWITGLGYSTPESTVRVVDEEGRELPDGVLGEMVVVGDSVALGYSDDSATASTRIADGALYSGDAGFLHRGEVFVLGRMGSSLKVRGRSVFMEDIESRVAGETGITKGKLAAVAITDPGSQGIALFAESGPGEWIARARRIIRGELGPAQTVTIVTGPRGIIRRTSSGKPRRRYMWQQFRDGELAGAVVHEADGIVTAGTVDSHSDSVAEVTATGDESAPVAGPAAADGTPEPTLPADRVAMLLDHAMDSVEVPANSTILFEGSLAEGFGNEGSDVDFLVLAPGDAELPTLPTVLFVDGRRVEIRTCSVAQLCRRLEQVAHAAAPGELDEDVLNRCQRFLRATVVRTTPDAPDVTELRALLPHPVFAGIIANWWRRRALHALRYAAALRTLKARDEAIGWARDGLLQAMKGWAARRGETYLETKWLPRQLDRIGGGDLIDRYRDLSGPEAWAGDDEARTFGDTPPIVLGAWKQLLELAADLGVAEPVDDPQRILFARVPGVTTWTIGPRIHVLRGDSDVFALSDSGAPAWRSVVFRHSLADVLARARCDISVELTEFLRLGLVGLHWRGGGLITPALAMCAPLRPYTPVPATIAPTLGVGGAARADAVATLSPLPARRFTECALNLVWSNVVLENAREDLAGAVKNTQSAVADIAAHRLVAMAVRVVLSAFGFHPLPADVAPAATLRRILPPHAAYRDDLLAGLESAQRVRFSEIIAAGGDAMAGLATLDDFVTLVRLVAAGTDPAAGVDGFPASFDSREQWRRTLAIGYDWLRIAGYLDTDLPLDEARDLLASGGQQPHLREGGRA, from the coding sequence CGCCGAACTTGCCGAGCAGACCTGGTCCATCGCGGCGCTGATGCGGGCGCACGGGATGACCAGCGGTGACGGCGCCTGCGTGATCATGCCGACCGGCTTCCCCTGCGTCGCCGCGTTCTACGCCGTGTGGGCCTGTGGTGGCGTCTTCACACCCGTCGCACCGCCGATGTTCGGCGACCTGGTCCAGATCGTCGCGCACATCGCCGCGATCATGACCGCAGCGAGCCCACGGCTGGTGGTGACCTCCCCGGAGTTCGAGCAACTGGTGCGGCAGGCGGCCGAGGTGGCGGGCCGCAGCGACGAACCGCTCGTGATCGGTGCGGCGACCCTGCCCGCGCCGCCCGCGGTGCGCGAGTTCGGCGAACCGGACGAGTGCGCGCTGCTGCAATTCACCTCCGGCTCCACCGGCGCGCCGCGCGGAGTGCGGGTCAGCTGGCACAACCTGGCGAACAACATCGCCATGATCTCGGCGCTGATCGACTGGCGCGACGGCGAGGCAATGGTCTCCTGGTTGCCGCTGTACCACGATATGGGCCTGGTCGGCGCGTTCCTGACCACCGTGACAAATCAGGGCGAGCTGTATCTGATGCGCCCCGATCAGTTCGTCCGTGATCCGGTGCGGTGGTTGCGTGCCATGACGCATGCCCAGCATTCGCCCTCGCCGTCGTTCGCGCTCGGCTACGTCGCGCATCGGGTGCGACAGGAGGCGATCGCCGACCTCGACTTGTCCGGCTGGCGCACGCTCGCCGTCGGGTCCGAACCGGTTGAAGTGGCCGACCTGCAGTCTTTCGCGAGTCTCGCAGGCAGCCGAGGCTTTTCGATGAACGCCTACACGCTGGCCTACGGTCTCGCCGAGGCGACGCTGATGGTGACCTCGTCGGCACGCAACCGGCCGATCACCGCGCTGCGGGTCGACAACCCCAGCCTGCGGTTCGGCGAGCCGGTGCGCGTCCTGGACGAGGAACTGCTCGACGACACGCACCGCGTCGAGGGTGCGGGGTGGATCACCGGACTCGGCTATTCGACGCCCGAATCGACGGTGCGGGTTGTGGACGAGGAGGGACGGGAGCTGCCCGACGGGGTGCTCGGTGAGATGGTGGTGGTCGGTGATTCGGTGGCGCTCGGCTACTCCGACGATTCGGCCACCGCGTCCACCCGGATCGCCGACGGCGCGCTCTACAGCGGGGACGCCGGATTCCTGCACCGCGGCGAGGTTTTCGTGCTGGGACGAATGGGGTCGAGTCTCAAAGTACGCGGACGGTCGGTCTTCATGGAGGACATCGAATCGCGGGTGGCCGGGGAAACCGGGATCACCAAGGGCAAGCTCGCGGCCGTCGCGATCACCGATCCCGGCTCGCAGGGCATCGCGCTGTTCGCGGAGTCCGGGCCTGGGGAGTGGATCGCGAGGGCGCGCAGAATCATTCGCGGCGAACTCGGGCCCGCACAGACGGTGACCATCGTCACCGGACCGCGCGGTATCATCCGGCGTACCTCCAGCGGCAAGCCGCGCCGCAGGTATATGTGGCAGCAGTTCCGTGACGGCGAACTGGCCGGAGCGGTGGTGCACGAGGCCGACGGCATCGTGACCGCGGGCACGGTGGACTCGCACTCCGACAGCGTGGCCGAGGTAACGGCGACAGGCGACGAGAGCGCACCTGTCGCCGGTCCCGCCGCCGCGGACGGCACACCGGAACCGACGTTGCCCGCCGACCGCGTGGCAATGCTGCTCGACCACGCCATGGACAGCGTCGAGGTTCCGGCGAACTCGACCATCCTGTTCGAGGGCTCGCTCGCAGAAGGTTTCGGCAACGAGGGCTCCGACGTGGACTTTCTGGTCCTGGCGCCCGGCGACGCGGAACTGCCGACCTTGCCGACCGTGCTGTTCGTCGACGGCCGCCGTGTGGAGATCCGCACCTGCTCGGTGGCGCAGCTGTGCCGCCGGCTCGAGCAGGTGGCGCACGCCGCGGCCCCGGGTGAACTCGACGAGGACGTGCTCAATCGGTGCCAACGGTTTTTGCGCGCCACCGTGGTGCGCACCACGCCGGACGCTCCTGACGTCACCGAGTTGCGTGCTCTGCTACCGCATCCCGTCTTCGCGGGCATCATCGCGAACTGGTGGCGCCGCCGTGCGCTCCACGCCCTGCGCTACGCCGCCGCGTTGCGCACCCTGAAGGCACGCGACGAGGCCATCGGCTGGGCACGCGACGGGCTGCTTCAGGCGATGAAGGGATGGGCGGCCCGCCGCGGCGAAACCTATCTGGAAACCAAGTGGCTACCCCGGCAGCTGGACCGGATCGGCGGCGGCGACCTGATCGACCGTTACCGCGACCTGAGCGGCCCGGAGGCGTGGGCGGGTGATGATGAGGCACGCACCTTCGGTGACACCCCGCCCATCGTCCTCGGCGCCTGGAAACAGCTGCTGGAGCTGGCAGCGGACCTCGGCGTAGCGGAACCGGTCGACGATCCACAGCGGATCCTTTTCGCCAGGGTCCCCGGCGTCACCACCTGGACGATCGGCCCGCGCATCCATGTGTTGCGCGGTGACAGCGACGTCTTCGCGCTATCCGACAGCGGCGCCCCAGCGTGGCGGTCGGTGGTGTTCCGCCACTCGCTGGCCGACGTGCTGGCGCGCGCACGCTGTGACATCTCCGTCGAGCTCACCGAGTTCCTTCGGCTCGGACTGGTCGGATTGCATTGGCGCGGTGGTGGACTCATCACTCCCGCGCTCGCGATGTGCGCACCGCTGCGGCCCTATACCCCGGTGCCCGCGACGATCGCGCCCACGCTCGGAGTGGGGGGTGCGGCTCGTGCGGACGCGGTCGCCACACTCTCGCCGCTGCCTGCACGGCGCTTCACCGAATGCGCGCTGAACCTCGTCTGGTCGAACGTCGTGCTGGAGAACGCGCGTGAGGATCTGGCGGGCGCGGTGAAGAACACCCAGAGCGCGGTCGCCGACATCGCGGCGCACCGGTTGGTCGCGATGGCGGTACGGGTGGTGTTGAGCGCTTTCGGTTTCCATCCGCTGCCCGCCGACGTCGCTCCCGCCGCGACGCTGCGCCGGATCCTGCCGCCGCACGCCGCGTACCGTGACGACCTGCTTGCTGGACTGGAATCCGCTCAGCGCGTGCGCTTCTCGGAGATCATCGCCGCAGGCGGCGACGCCATGGCCGGTCTGGCGACGCTCGACGACTTCGTCACCCTGGTGCGTCTGGTCGCCGCGGGAACCGATCCGGCAGCAGGTGTGGACGGTTTCCCCGCCTCGTTCGACTCGCGCGAGCAGTGGCGGCGCACGCTGGCGATCGGGTACGACTGGCTGCGCATCGCGGGCTATCTCGACACCGATCTGCCCCTGGACGAGGCGCGCGACCTGCTGGCCTCGGGTGGGCAGCAACCCCATCTACGAGAAGGGGGCCGGGCATGA
- a CDS encoding nucleoside-diphosphate kinase has product MNAPLRELLAALTPQPEKVDAYLGDTYLQETVDQLDRLGIDAAKFAREHSLLLLKPDAVVARGIEPTLEWLGDNGFRVVAARRVPVDRHLARALWYFAWNIASPERRRLADLLVRIADVLVLVVRGEDGDLPVPVRLTEAKGATDPRKRTPGELRYLLGRHSYLLNLVHSPDDPADVLRELAIYLDERSRATVLAQITTGADRASEAVAIARDLYAHTPARSFDRADALERILRDLERAGVSVPSEFDPAVDADCARLLDAAWDEDRELDPWSVIVLGSYVLPMRTGKQPQTLRPVSAQEWLEARP; this is encoded by the coding sequence GTGAACGCTCCGCTGCGCGAGCTGCTCGCCGCGCTGACGCCGCAGCCGGAGAAGGTGGACGCCTACCTGGGCGACACCTACCTGCAGGAGACCGTCGATCAGCTCGATCGTCTCGGCATCGATGCGGCGAAGTTCGCCAGGGAGCATTCCCTGTTGCTGCTCAAGCCGGACGCGGTCGTCGCGAGAGGGATCGAGCCCACGCTGGAGTGGTTGGGAGACAACGGGTTTCGGGTTGTCGCGGCCCGCCGCGTCCCGGTGGACCGGCACCTGGCCCGCGCGTTGTGGTACTTCGCATGGAACATCGCCTCGCCCGAGCGCAGGCGCCTGGCCGATCTGCTCGTTCGCATCGCGGACGTGCTGGTGCTGGTAGTGCGGGGCGAGGACGGCGACCTGCCGGTCCCGGTCCGGCTCACCGAGGCGAAGGGCGCGACCGACCCCCGCAAGCGCACGCCGGGCGAACTGCGTTATCTGCTCGGGCGCCACAGCTACCTGCTGAATCTGGTGCACTCGCCCGACGATCCCGCCGACGTGCTGCGGGAACTCGCCATCTACCTCGACGAGCGAAGCAGGGCGACGGTGCTCGCGCAGATCACGACCGGCGCCGACCGTGCGTCCGAGGCCGTCGCGATCGCCCGAGACCTGTACGCGCACACGCCTGCCCGCAGTTTCGACCGAGCCGACGCACTGGAGCGAATCCTGCGTGACCTCGAGCGAGCCGGGGTGTCGGTCCCGTCCGAGTTCGATCCGGCGGTGGACGCGGACTGCGCGCGCCTGCTGGACGCCGCGTGGGACGAGGATCGAGAGCTCGACCCGTGGTCGGTGATCGTGCTCGGGTCC
- a CDS encoding SDR family oxidoreductase, producing MTGGDTVLVTGATGLIGAEVVARLAAASRPVAAVLHSKARIVRNDGTQIGAGTSVAGDIRAPGFGLSDRDRNDFAERVGMIVHCAATTAFDASETEYDELNVRGAANAIALARQWDVPLVHVSTAYVCGMRGGIIAEDDLDLGQSFGNGYERGKFRAEQLVRAASEQGVRSAVVRPGIVTGASDTGVIREYKNLYTVVKLMVEGKLRSLPGRYDATLSLAPVDHVADVVAAAVLDFDSAHGCTLHALGRDTLSLREVSDVLAEYPSFEVATFVPAATFREEDLGTIEREYYGRIGSLYTSYFQRRLVFDTTHAEVLIGRPSPPTGKEYLRLLLDHCLEAGYLGVPLPGIEEVLAGNDFGGAGR from the coding sequence GTGACAGGCGGCGACACGGTGCTGGTCACCGGCGCCACCGGACTGATCGGCGCCGAAGTGGTCGCTCGGCTCGCCGCCGCGAGCAGACCGGTCGCCGCCGTGCTGCACAGCAAGGCGCGCATTGTCCGAAACGACGGAACGCAGATCGGCGCGGGCACGTCGGTCGCGGGCGACATCCGCGCCCCCGGCTTCGGTCTGTCCGACCGAGACCGGAACGATTTCGCCGAACGGGTGGGGATGATCGTGCACTGCGCGGCGACCACGGCGTTCGACGCCTCCGAAACCGAGTACGACGAACTCAACGTGCGGGGTGCGGCGAACGCGATCGCCCTCGCCCGGCAGTGGGATGTGCCGCTGGTGCACGTCAGTACCGCGTATGTGTGCGGCATGCGGGGTGGGATCATCGCCGAGGATGATCTCGATCTGGGGCAGTCATTCGGAAACGGCTATGAGCGCGGCAAGTTTCGGGCCGAGCAGTTGGTGCGCGCCGCGAGCGAGCAAGGTGTGCGCTCGGCCGTCGTGCGGCCCGGCATCGTGACCGGAGCGAGCGACACCGGCGTGATCCGCGAGTACAAGAACCTCTACACCGTCGTCAAACTCATGGTCGAGGGCAAGTTGCGTTCGCTGCCCGGCCGCTACGACGCGACGCTGTCTCTGGCGCCGGTCGACCACGTCGCCGACGTGGTGGCCGCAGCGGTCTTGGATTTCGACTCGGCACACGGGTGCACGCTGCACGCGCTCGGCCGCGACACGCTGTCGCTGCGTGAGGTCTCGGACGTCCTGGCCGAGTACCCGTCGTTCGAGGTCGCGACGTTCGTGCCAGCGGCGACTTTCCGCGAGGAGGATCTCGGCACGATCGAACGCGAATACTACGGGCGGATCGGGTCGCTCTACACCAGCTACTTCCAGCGCCGTCTGGTCTTCGACACCACACACGCGGAGGTGTTGATCGGCAGGCCGTCCCCGCCGACCGGCAAGGAGTATCTGCGGTTGCTGCTCGACCACTGTCTGGAAGCCGGCTATCTCGGTGTTCCGCTTCCGGGTATCGAGGAAGTGCTGGCGGGCAACGACTTCGGCGGAGCAGGCCGGTGA
- a CDS encoding acyl carrier protein has protein sequence MTAAADTAVAERVRGLVRAMAPDHGAPEGDDRRLVEDLGFDSLRLMELTVVLERAFGLPRYRPEELVGVRRVGEVIALVGRSVAGGSS, from the coding sequence ATGACCGCCGCCGCCGATACTGCAGTGGCCGAACGGGTACGCGGGCTGGTCCGTGCCATGGCGCCCGATCACGGGGCGCCCGAAGGCGACGACCGGCGGCTCGTGGAGGATCTCGGCTTCGATTCGCTGCGGCTGATGGAGCTGACCGTGGTGCTCGAGCGCGCCTTCGGACTGCCGCGTTACCGGCCGGAGGAGCTGGTCGGTGTCCGCCGGGTGGGCGAGGTGATCGCCCTGGTCGGGCGCAGCGTGGCGGGAGGCTCGTCGTGA